Proteins encoded by one window of Desulfovibrio ferrophilus:
- the dxs gene encoding 1-deoxy-D-xylulose-5-phosphate synthase — protein sequence MSIDNDSQGILQGLKCPADVQDLDSKQLVTLAAEMREVIIDTVAANGGHLAPSLGVVELTLALLKVFDPAEDKVVWDVGHQAYGYKLLTGRAANFGTLRTMGGVSGFPKMSESRYDHFGVGHSSTSISAAVGMAKARDLAGKDNKVVAVIGDGSMTAGLAYEGLNQAGDLGSDLVVVLNDNEMSISRNVGALSQFFSRNLTKSWMVRFKKDVESLLKHVPKIGGDLAEYARKSEEAFKHFFTPGMLFEAFRFNYLGPFDGHNIDGLAGVFQQVRELKGPILVHVLTQKGKGYEPAETNPTYFHGVGCFEPETGEAKKFGPCALASYTDVFGETLIRQAETDERIVAITAAMPEGTGLNKFADRFPDRFIDVGICEQHAVTFAAGLATQGFKPVVAIYSTFMQRSYDQIVHDVCLQNLPVTLCLDRGGLVGEDGPTHHGAFDISLLRHIPNLVSMAPKDEAELAQMLATAMAHDGPVALRYPRGVGVGATPAESPEPLPLGEGELLRDGEDAVILALGSRVHPSLEAAVEIEAETGKKVAVFNTRFVRPLPVDQIVELAGRFKTVITVEENALAGGFGSAVLETLADQGVNNVSVLRLGLPDAFVEHGKQKELRASLGIDKAGIKKAVLNLFYE from the coding sequence ATGAGTATCGACAATGATTCCCAAGGCATTTTGCAGGGCCTGAAGTGCCCGGCGGATGTGCAGGATCTGGATTCCAAGCAGTTGGTGACGCTGGCTGCGGAAATGCGCGAGGTGATCATCGACACCGTAGCCGCCAACGGTGGCCATCTGGCACCGTCGCTGGGCGTGGTTGAGTTGACCCTGGCTTTGCTCAAGGTCTTTGATCCTGCAGAGGACAAAGTCGTTTGGGATGTCGGCCATCAGGCCTACGGCTACAAGTTGCTGACCGGTCGCGCTGCGAATTTCGGTACGTTGCGGACCATGGGCGGAGTGAGCGGTTTTCCCAAGATGAGTGAAAGCCGTTACGACCATTTTGGTGTCGGCCATTCGTCCACATCCATTTCCGCTGCTGTGGGCATGGCCAAGGCTCGTGACCTGGCGGGCAAGGACAACAAGGTTGTTGCCGTGATCGGTGATGGCTCCATGACCGCGGGATTGGCCTATGAAGGGCTGAACCAGGCTGGTGATTTGGGCTCTGACCTTGTGGTGGTCCTCAATGATAACGAGATGTCCATCTCGCGCAATGTGGGAGCACTCTCGCAGTTCTTCTCCAGAAATCTGACCAAGAGTTGGATGGTGCGTTTCAAGAAGGATGTCGAATCGCTGCTCAAGCACGTTCCCAAGATCGGTGGCGACTTGGCCGAGTATGCCCGCAAATCCGAAGAAGCCTTTAAGCACTTCTTTACTCCGGGGATGTTGTTCGAGGCCTTCAGGTTCAACTATCTCGGGCCATTTGATGGGCATAATATCGATGGTCTGGCTGGTGTTTTCCAGCAGGTTCGCGAACTCAAAGGCCCCATTCTGGTGCACGTGTTGACCCAGAAGGGCAAAGGCTATGAGCCTGCTGAGACCAATCCGACCTATTTCCACGGTGTGGGCTGTTTTGAGCCGGAAACCGGTGAAGCCAAGAAGTTTGGCCCCTGCGCCCTGGCTTCCTATACAGATGTCTTTGGCGAGACCTTGATCCGGCAGGCTGAGACGGACGAACGCATTGTGGCTATCACAGCCGCCATGCCCGAAGGCACGGGCCTGAATAAATTCGCGGATCGTTTTCCTGACCGATTCATTGACGTGGGCATCTGTGAACAGCATGCGGTGACCTTTGCCGCAGGCCTCGCTACCCAGGGGTTCAAGCCCGTGGTGGCGATTTATTCGACCTTCATGCAGCGCTCTTACGATCAGATCGTTCACGATGTCTGTCTGCAGAACCTGCCTGTGACTTTGTGTCTGGATCGTGGTGGTTTGGTGGGGGAAGACGGTCCCACTCACCATGGAGCTTTTGATATTTCCCTGCTGCGTCATATTCCCAATCTGGTGAGTATGGCGCCCAAGGATGAGGCAGAGTTGGCGCAGATGCTGGCAACGGCCATGGCCCATGACGGACCGGTTGCCTTGCGCTATCCCCGTGGCGTAGGTGTTGGTGCGACTCCGGCGGAAAGTCCCGAGCCGTTGCCCTTGGGCGAAGGCGAGTTGCTGCGCGACGGTGAAGATGCAGTCATTCTCGCTCTGGGGAGCCGGGTTCATCCCAGCCTGGAAGCGGCTGTAGAGATCGAGGCTGAAACGGGCAAGAAGGTTGCCGTCTTCAACACACGCTTTGTGCGTCCGTTGCCCGTCGATCAGATCGTCGAGTTGGCCGGGCGCTTCAAGACCGTTATTACGGTTGAAGAGAACGCATTGGCTGGCGGTTTCGGTTCCGCCGTGTTGGAAACATTGGCTGATCAGGGCGTGAACAACGTTTCCGTCCTGCGTCTCGGTTTACCCGATGCCTTTGTGGAACACGGCAAGCAGAAGGAACTGCGGGCGTCTCTGGGGATCGATAAGGCAGGTATCAAGAAGGCTGTGCTTAATTTGTTTTATGAATAG
- a CDS encoding proline--tRNA ligase, whose product MRYSNLYVPTLKEAPADAEVISHKLLIRAGMIRKLTSGIYTYLPMGLRSLNKVATIVREEMNRAGAQEISMPMVQPGDLWEETGRWQFYGKELLRIKDRHGRDYCLGPTHEEVVTDLVRGEVNSYKQLPINLYQVQSKFRDEIRPRFGLMRGREFVMKDAYSFDADDAGAEASYKAMYAAYSAIFERLGLTFRPVEADSGSIGGSFSHEFMVLAETGEDTIAVCSACEYAANLEKAEVTGEVKPCLDEGPMMVEVATPETHTVEEVAKFLNVHKMQVIKTLLFDADGEAVAALVRGDRELNDIKFKNALDCAELTMASPEQVQEWTGAPVGFAGPVGLKVSRILADNEIKGATDFVVGANKADTHLRHLNLARDVEAEVQYADLRVITEDDPCPRCGGQLTMPKGIEVGHVFKLGTKYSEAMDAKFLDQNGKEQLMIMGCYGIGVSRVVASCIEQNHDENGIVFPPPVAPFEAIVLCLDPKKEEILGKAEEIYNIIEASGADTLLDDRIERPGVKFKDADLVGYPIQIVVGGKGVKNGIVECKDRRTGEKIELGLDNFERDFVAWRRDVWCGWGLTDGDADLDSCR is encoded by the coding sequence ATGCGTTACAGCAACCTGTATGTGCCCACGTTGAAGGAAGCCCCGGCGGATGCCGAGGTCATCAGTCACAAATTGCTTATCCGCGCGGGTATGATCCGTAAGCTGACTTCGGGCATTTACACCTATCTGCCCATGGGGCTTCGCAGCCTGAACAAGGTGGCGACCATCGTGCGCGAGGAAATGAATCGCGCCGGGGCACAGGAGATTTCCATGCCCATGGTCCAGCCAGGTGATCTCTGGGAAGAGACTGGCCGCTGGCAGTTCTACGGCAAGGAACTCTTGCGCATCAAGGACCGCCATGGCCGGGACTACTGTCTCGGACCCACGCATGAAGAGGTCGTGACTGATCTGGTACGTGGCGAGGTCAATTCCTACAAGCAGTTGCCCATCAACCTGTATCAGGTCCAAAGTAAATTCCGCGACGAGATTCGCCCGCGCTTCGGCCTGATGCGTGGCCGCGAATTCGTGATGAAGGATGCCTATTCATTTGATGCAGACGACGCCGGGGCCGAGGCCAGCTACAAGGCCATGTATGCCGCCTACAGCGCTATTTTCGAGCGCCTGGGCCTGACCTTCCGCCCGGTGGAGGCCGATTCCGGCTCCATTGGTGGCAGCTTCTCCCACGAGTTCATGGTCCTGGCCGAAACCGGTGAGGACACCATTGCCGTGTGTTCGGCCTGCGAGTATGCGGCTAACCTGGAGAAAGCCGAGGTGACCGGCGAGGTCAAACCCTGCCTGGATGAAGGCCCGATGATGGTCGAAGTGGCGACTCCCGAGACGCATACCGTCGAGGAAGTGGCCAAGTTCCTGAACGTGCACAAGATGCAGGTCATCAAGACCTTGCTCTTTGACGCCGACGGCGAGGCCGTGGCAGCGCTTGTGCGTGGTGATCGCGAACTGAACGATATCAAATTCAAGAATGCCCTGGACTGTGCTGAACTGACCATGGCCAGCCCCGAGCAGGTTCAGGAATGGACCGGCGCTCCCGTGGGCTTTGCCGGGCCTGTGGGGCTCAAGGTTTCACGCATCCTGGCGGATAACGAGATCAAGGGCGCAACGGACTTTGTTGTCGGTGCCAACAAGGCCGACACCCATCTGCGCCACCTCAACCTTGCCCGCGACGTGGAAGCCGAAGTCCAGTACGCCGACCTGCGCGTCATCACCGAGGACGATCCCTGTCCGCGCTGCGGTGGCCAGTTGACCATGCCCAAGGGTATCGAGGTCGGCCATGTCTTCAAACTGGGGACCAAGTATTCCGAGGCCATGGACGCCAAGTTCCTGGATCAGAACGGCAAGGAACAGCTGATGATCATGGGGTGCTACGGCATCGGCGTGTCCCGTGTGGTGGCTTCCTGCATCGAGCAGAATCATGACGAGAACGGTATCGTGTTTCCGCCGCCGGTTGCTCCGTTTGAAGCCATTGTGCTCTGTCTGGACCCCAAGAAGGAAGAGATTCTGGGCAAGGCCGAGGAAATCTACAACATCATCGAGGCCTCCGGGGCCGATACCCTGTTGGACGACCGAATCGAGCGTCCTGGCGTAAAGTTCAAGGACGCCGATCTGGTGGGCTATCCCATTCAGATCGTTGTGGGCGGCAAGGGGGTCAAGAACGGCATCGTGGAATGCAAGGACCGCCGTACTGGCGAGAAGATCGAGCTTGGACTGGATAACTTCGAGCGCGATTTCGTGGCCTGGCGCCGCGATGTGTGGTGTGGTTGGGGCCTGACCGATGGTGATGCTGACCTGGATTCCTGCAGGTAG
- a CDS encoding phosphoadenosine phosphosulfate reductase family protein: MENHKRIISELYSPDPGGPTLDGKIAEVVACVDSAIAAVGPDGLAVAWTGGKDSTLVLHLVRERLAELAPGASLRAISIDTGCKFPQVVAFRDALAREWDVQLTIARPEVDMAGYPVAHDKAACCHDLKVLPLNRAIKETGIQLLLTGIRADEHPSRAMRPAVEAVAEPAHLRLHPLLHFSEMDVWSFIMDRGLPVCPLYQQGYRSLGCMPCTVLPGTGQGERSGRDQDKESMMDTLHSLGYF, encoded by the coding sequence ATGGAAAATCATAAACGGATCATATCTGAGCTCTACTCACCCGACCCTGGTGGTCCGACGCTGGATGGCAAGATTGCCGAGGTCGTGGCATGTGTTGATTCCGCTATTGCTGCAGTGGGGCCGGATGGTCTGGCTGTGGCCTGGACTGGGGGCAAGGACTCAACTCTTGTGCTGCATCTGGTGCGTGAACGGCTGGCTGAGCTGGCTCCGGGCGCGTCGCTGCGGGCCATCTCCATTGATACGGGCTGCAAGTTTCCGCAGGTGGTTGCCTTTCGTGACGCCTTGGCCCGTGAGTGGGATGTGCAGTTGACCATCGCCCGGCCCGAGGTGGATATGGCAGGCTATCCAGTTGCCCATGACAAGGCAGCCTGCTGCCATGATTTGAAGGTTCTGCCTCTGAATCGAGCCATCAAGGAGACCGGAATACAGTTGCTCCTGACCGGTATTCGAGCGGACGAGCATCCTTCCCGAGCCATGCGCCCGGCGGTGGAGGCCGTTGCCGAGCCTGCTCATTTGCGCCTGCATCCTCTTCTGCATTTCAGCGAGATGGACGTCTGGTCCTTTATCATGGATCGTGGTCTTCCGGTTTGCCCTTTGTATCAGCAGGGTTATCGCTCACTGGGGTGCATGCCCTGTACAGTTCTTCCCGGAACAGGGCAGGGCGAGCGCTCCGGGCGCGACCAGGACAAGGAATCCATGATGGATACGCTGCACAGTCTCGGCTATTTCTAG
- a CDS encoding polyprenyl synthetase family protein → MMSDVDVKKTLANYAAGVEKYLETCLKDRGITPRLQEAMEYSLMAGGKRLRPVLCLIWAEIAGIESAKVMPFAAAIECIHTYSLIHDDLPAMDDDDLRRGKPTNHKVYGEATAILAGDALLTEAFGMMLNVSDVPAERVLQAASIMAYGAGSNGMVGGQQIDMDLTGKDGVELQELQQMHALKTGALITASCLSGCILGGGDEDDMKAAMEWGKNVGMAFQIADDILDVVGDEKELGKPVGSDQEQGKNTYPSMIGLEESKNLAVQVAATANLEIKNYSGAQADFLRHLAAYIVQRTS, encoded by the coding sequence ATGATGTCTGATGTTGATGTAAAAAAGACGTTGGCCAACTATGCGGCTGGCGTTGAGAAATACTTGGAGACCTGCCTGAAGGATCGGGGCATTACCCCCAGACTTCAGGAGGCCATGGAGTACAGCCTGATGGCGGGGGGCAAGCGCCTGCGCCCGGTGCTGTGCCTGATCTGGGCCGAGATTGCGGGCATCGAGTCTGCCAAGGTCATGCCCTTTGCTGCGGCTATCGAGTGCATCCATACCTACTCGTTGATCCACGACGATTTGCCTGCCATGGATGATGATGATCTCAGGCGTGGCAAGCCCACCAACCATAAGGTCTATGGCGAGGCCACTGCCATTTTGGCTGGCGACGCGCTTCTGACCGAAGCCTTCGGCATGATGCTCAATGTCAGTGATGTCCCGGCGGAGCGTGTGCTTCAGGCCGCGTCCATCATGGCTTATGGCGCGGGTTCCAACGGTATGGTTGGCGGCCAGCAGATCGATATGGACCTGACGGGAAAGGACGGAGTTGAACTTCAGGAATTGCAGCAGATGCATGCCCTGAAGACCGGGGCGCTGATTACAGCGTCTTGTTTGTCCGGTTGCATTCTGGGGGGCGGCGATGAGGACGACATGAAAGCTGCCATGGAATGGGGCAAGAATGTTGGCATGGCCTTCCAGATTGCGGATGACATCCTGGATGTGGTTGGCGACGAAAAAGAGCTTGGCAAGCCCGTGGGCAGCGATCAGGAGCAGGGTAAGAATACGTATCCCTCCATGATCGGCCTGGAAGAGAGCAAGAATCTCGCCGTGCAGGTGGCTGCCACGGCCAATTTGGAAATCAAGAATTATTCCGGAGCACAGGCCGACTTCCTGCGCCATCTGGCTGCGTATATCGTACAGCGAACCAGCTAG
- a CDS encoding M23 family metallopeptidase, protein MFIFRAALCLLLMLLTMTSAVWAGVRLECPDKVSQGEPFYVRVVSDEPVEIVRLFWGPMTVDATVRSEAGAWVALAMLGTGSMAKPGIGQVKASIQGSDGPRELTRAVRITSRKFAEQRLKVAKKMVNLSQAQLDRHYREKARVKKAMADISPERFWNGQFLRPIPGGISSTYGLRRIFNGEPRKPHAGVDFRGKKGTPIKAVAPGEVVLTGSHYFSGNVVYVDHGLGVVSVYCHLSAIDVAEGQFVSAGQVLGKVGSTGRVTGPHLHFGLSVLGQYVDPMPLIEGRITP, encoded by the coding sequence ATGTTTATATTCCGGGCCGCTCTGTGCCTGTTGTTGATGTTGCTGACGATGACCTCTGCCGTTTGGGCTGGAGTGCGGTTGGAATGCCCGGATAAGGTCTCGCAGGGCGAGCCGTTTTATGTGCGTGTCGTTTCCGATGAACCTGTGGAGATTGTGCGCCTGTTCTGGGGTCCTATGACCGTCGATGCTACGGTGCGCAGTGAAGCAGGAGCCTGGGTGGCTTTGGCCATGCTGGGAACCGGCTCCATGGCCAAGCCTGGAATTGGTCAGGTCAAGGCCAGCATCCAAGGCTCCGATGGCCCGCGCGAGTTGACTCGTGCTGTACGCATCACGTCGCGCAAATTTGCGGAGCAGCGCCTGAAAGTGGCTAAAAAGATGGTCAACCTGAGTCAGGCGCAGCTGGACCGCCATTATCGTGAGAAGGCACGGGTCAAGAAAGCCATGGCGGACATCTCCCCGGAGCGATTCTGGAACGGGCAGTTCCTGCGTCCGATCCCTGGTGGAATTTCCAGCACCTACGGCTTGCGGCGTATTTTCAATGGTGAGCCGCGCAAGCCGCATGCCGGGGTGGACTTTCGGGGCAAGAAAGGCACGCCGATCAAGGCTGTTGCTCCGGGTGAAGTTGTCCTGACGGGGAGTCATTATTTTTCCGGCAATGTGGTTTATGTTGACCACGGGCTGGGGGTGGTTAGCGTATACTGCCACCTGTCCGCCATTGATGTGGCGGAAGGGCAGTTCGTGTCTGCCGGTCAGGTATTGGGCAAAGTCGGCTCCACAGGCCGCGTTACCGGCCCACATCTGCATTTTGGACTGTCGGTATTGGGGCAGTATGTGGACCCCATGCCGTTGATCGAAGGCAGGATTACTCCATAG
- a CDS encoding LysE family translocator, which translates to MTVEGLIALAGATALFALIPGPGIMAVVAQALSRGLGPAVMWITGQVLGDMIYLLMAMFGLGWVASQLGDGFIVLRYVGAAYLIWMGFKAWTAKPPCENVTAPPARAGGRYFLGGMCVSLGNPKAIAFYCGFLPAFIDLTVLTSTDAATVIAVICPIVFVIPVGYAWLAARGRGAIRTTRIWKIANRSAGAVMIGAGATVAAE; encoded by the coding sequence ATGACTGTTGAAGGACTCATCGCCTTGGCCGGGGCCACCGCATTGTTTGCCCTTATTCCCGGTCCCGGCATCATGGCCGTGGTGGCCCAGGCCCTGTCGCGTGGTCTGGGGCCCGCCGTGATGTGGATCACCGGGCAGGTGTTGGGCGACATGATCTATCTGCTCATGGCCATGTTCGGCCTGGGCTGGGTGGCCTCGCAACTGGGTGATGGGTTCATCGTGCTGCGGTATGTAGGGGCCGCGTATCTGATCTGGATGGGGTTCAAGGCCTGGACGGCCAAGCCTCCCTGCGAAAATGTGACAGCTCCACCGGCCCGGGCCGGTGGCCGTTACTTTTTGGGGGGCATGTGTGTTTCGCTGGGCAACCCCAAGGCCATTGCCTTCTACTGCGGTTTTCTGCCTGCGTTCATCGATTTGACGGTGCTGACATCCACGGACGCAGCAACGGTCATTGCCGTCATCTGTCCCATCGTGTTTGTGATTCCTGTCGGATACGCGTGGCTTGCTGCTCGTGGACGCGGCGCGATCCGCACTACGCGAATCTGGAAGATCGCCAACCGCAGCGCCGGGGCGGTGATGATTGGTGCTGGCGCGACAGTGGCGGCGGAGTAG
- a CDS encoding pirin family protein, with product MRREIKQIFEGEPVTEGAGVRLRRVFGYYEASLFDPFLMMDDFRAEKPEDYIKGFPWHPHRGIETITYVLGGEVEHGDSLGNKGTIGTGDVQWMTAGSGIIHQEMPKGDESGAMLGFQLWANLPAVDKMMAPRYRGITAVEIPEVVQTDGTVIKVIAGNVDGVGGPVADVVIDPEYLDCTVPTGVEFVHSVPRGHTAFVYVIGGQGSVNGSPVKNRMLVLFDDGDELALSAADDSLRFLLVSGKPLKEPIAWRGPIVMNTQQELELAFREFQEGTFVKHG from the coding sequence ATGAGGCGTGAGATCAAACAGATTTTCGAGGGAGAGCCAGTGACCGAAGGGGCCGGGGTTCGTCTGCGCAGGGTTTTTGGCTATTACGAGGCCTCCCTGTTCGACCCCTTTCTGATGATGGACGATTTCCGAGCCGAGAAACCCGAGGACTACATCAAAGGATTTCCCTGGCATCCGCACCGTGGCATCGAGACCATCACCTATGTCCTTGGAGGCGAGGTGGAGCATGGTGACAGCCTTGGCAACAAGGGAACAATTGGCACTGGTGATGTGCAGTGGATGACGGCGGGCAGCGGCATCATTCATCAGGAGATGCCCAAGGGCGACGAGAGTGGCGCCATGCTCGGGTTTCAGCTTTGGGCCAATTTGCCCGCTGTCGACAAGATGATGGCCCCCCGGTATCGGGGCATCACGGCAGTGGAGATTCCCGAGGTGGTCCAGACCGATGGCACCGTCATCAAGGTCATTGCCGGAAACGTTGATGGGGTTGGTGGTCCGGTCGCAGATGTCGTCATTGACCCTGAGTATCTTGATTGCACTGTGCCCACCGGAGTCGAGTTTGTGCATTCCGTGCCGCGGGGGCACACCGCCTTCGTCTATGTCATTGGTGGACAAGGCAGTGTCAATGGCTCTCCGGTGAAGAACCGGATGCTGGTCCTGTTTGATGATGGTGATGAGTTGGCATTATCTGCCGCTGACGACTCGTTGCGGTTCCTGCTGGTGTCGGGCAAACCGTTGAAAGAACCCATCGCCTGGCGTGGTCCTATTGTCATGAACACACAGCAGGAATTGGAGTTGGCCTTTCGGGAATTTCAGGAAGGGACTTTCGTCAAACACGGCTGA
- the xseA gene encoding exodeoxyribonuclease VII large subunit, with translation MPHIFEVTELTGAVKDVLESQFPFIWVRGQVSGVTRPPSGHLYFTLKDDRAQLSVVWFRNSRREIEAGGVDPATGEVLEHGFVPDVDDGMQVLVAGRLNVYEPRGTYQLVAEFVQEEGVGQLYLQFEAMKAKLQAKGYFAEDRKMRLPTAPKRVAVITAPTGAAIQDFLRIADGRGAGCEIRIHPSLVQGDRAPAQIAAALDDVCEQGWADVAVLIRGGGSIEDLWAFNTEPVADAIHRATLPVLSGVGHEVDVTIADYVADARAATPSHAAQMLWPERRELMQRLDGLELALLRAGQGLVSGRERALRAEERALAWLSPVRQVDRWRERFDVAARDLTRAWNAFYEGRATALDEAGRGLLAAYGPQTMEREVAGLDGLAGRLAMAMEGRLRGIDRDLAVASATLMALDPEKPLERGYGLVRSARTGRYLRSVDEVAPGDALEIRVRDGHLGADVTRINKDD, from the coding sequence GTGCCCCATATCTTCGAGGTCACCGAACTGACCGGCGCGGTCAAGGACGTGCTGGAGAGCCAGTTCCCTTTCATCTGGGTTCGGGGGCAGGTCAGCGGTGTCACGCGGCCACCCAGCGGGCATCTCTATTTCACCTTGAAGGATGACCGCGCTCAGCTGTCCGTGGTCTGGTTCAGGAATTCCCGGCGCGAGATCGAAGCTGGGGGCGTGGACCCGGCAACCGGTGAGGTGCTGGAACATGGCTTTGTGCCAGACGTTGACGATGGCATGCAGGTTTTGGTGGCCGGACGCTTGAATGTTTATGAGCCACGCGGAACCTACCAGCTGGTTGCCGAGTTTGTGCAGGAAGAGGGCGTGGGCCAGCTGTATCTTCAGTTTGAGGCCATGAAGGCCAAATTGCAGGCCAAGGGATATTTCGCTGAGGATCGCAAGATGCGACTGCCAACTGCGCCCAAGCGCGTGGCAGTGATTACCGCTCCAACGGGAGCCGCAATTCAGGATTTTCTGCGCATAGCGGACGGGCGTGGAGCGGGTTGCGAGATTCGAATCCACCCTTCCCTGGTGCAGGGTGATCGGGCTCCGGCGCAGATTGCCGCGGCTCTGGATGATGTCTGTGAACAGGGCTGGGCTGATGTCGCGGTGTTGATTCGTGGCGGCGGTTCCATCGAGGACCTGTGGGCCTTCAATACGGAGCCCGTGGCCGATGCCATTCACCGGGCCACGTTGCCGGTGCTGTCTGGAGTCGGACACGAAGTCGATGTGACCATTGCCGATTACGTCGCCGATGCCCGTGCAGCCACGCCCAGCCATGCCGCTCAGATGCTTTGGCCTGAACGGCGCGAATTGATGCAGCGCCTTGATGGACTGGAACTTGCTCTGCTGCGGGCGGGACAGGGGCTTGTCTCCGGACGGGAACGGGCCTTGCGCGCTGAAGAACGTGCTCTGGCCTGGTTGTCTCCGGTGCGGCAGGTGGACCGCTGGCGAGAACGATTTGACGTCGCAGCTCGCGATTTGACTCGGGCCTGGAATGCTTTTTACGAGGGGCGTGCCACGGCTTTGGATGAGGCCGGACGCGGCCTGCTGGCTGCGTATGGTCCGCAGACCATGGAACGCGAGGTTGCTGGGCTGGACGGTCTGGCCGGGCGTCTGGCCATGGCCATGGAAGGGCGGCTGCGTGGCATTGATCGGGACCTGGCTGTGGCTTCGGCCACTCTGATGGCTTTGGACCCGGAGAAACCCCTTGAACGGGGCTATGGGCTGGTGCGAAGTGCCAGAACCGGACGTTATCTACGCAGCGTGGACGAGGTGGCTCCCGGTGATGCGCTGGAAATCCGCGTACGTGATGGGCACCTTGGTGCTGATGTGACACGAATCAATAAGGACGATTGA
- a CDS encoding exodeoxyribonuclease VII small subunit, protein MAKKKQDFETRLARLQKIVESLEAGELALEDGVTLFKEGVELAGSCREQLEKARNEVKLLTDGKLKDFRTEEDDV, encoded by the coding sequence ATGGCAAAGAAGAAACAGGATTTTGAAACGCGCTTGGCGCGGCTGCAAAAAATCGTGGAGTCATTGGAAGCTGGTGAGCTGGCGCTGGAAGACGGCGTCACCCTGTTCAAGGAAGGCGTGGAGCTGGCAGGCTCGTGCCGAGAACAGTTGGAGAAGGCCCGCAACGAGGTCAAGCTGCTCACGGATGGCAAGCTCAAGGATTTCCGTACGGAGGAAGATGATGTCTGA
- the ispG gene encoding flavodoxin-dependent (E)-4-hydroxy-3-methylbut-2-enyl-diphosphate synthase, giving the protein MTAHLIDDPYRPARRKTRTLNIGHVAIGGDAPVVVQSMTNTDTRDVEATVAQVTALAEAGCEIVRLAVLDEDAARAIGPIRKASPVPLIADIHFDHRLALMALDAGVDGLRINPGNIGGAEPVDKVVAAAKACGAPIRIGVNSGSVDKKLLKKFGGPTPEAMVESAMEHVRLLEERDFFDTKISLKSSSVPATIAAYRLLAGRCDYPLHIGVTEAGTPGRGTVKSSVGLGVLLYEGIGDTLRVSLTGDPVTEMDVAWEILRSLNLRARGPEIVSCPTCGRTEIGLIQLAEEVERHLRPVTEVFTVAVMGCVVNGPGEAREADIGIAGGRGMGIIFRKGEVVRKIKGEENLLPEFLNELDIFLEELRKENS; this is encoded by the coding sequence ATGACCGCACACCTAATTGACGACCCATACCGCCCCGCGCGGCGCAAGACCCGTACCCTGAACATAGGGCATGTGGCTATTGGCGGAGACGCCCCGGTGGTGGTTCAATCCATGACCAACACCGACACCCGTGACGTTGAGGCCACCGTGGCTCAGGTGACCGCTCTGGCTGAAGCCGGATGCGAGATCGTGCGCCTTGCCGTGCTGGATGAGGACGCGGCCCGGGCCATTGGCCCCATTCGCAAGGCTTCCCCCGTGCCGCTGATTGCGGATATTCATTTCGACCATCGTCTGGCCCTGATGGCGCTGGATGCTGGCGTGGATGGACTGCGCATCAACCCTGGTAATATCGGCGGGGCCGAGCCTGTGGACAAGGTTGTGGCTGCGGCCAAGGCCTGCGGTGCCCCGATTCGCATCGGAGTCAACTCCGGGTCCGTGGACAAGAAGCTCTTGAAGAAGTTCGGTGGCCCCACGCCCGAGGCCATGGTGGAAAGTGCCATGGAGCACGTGCGATTGCTGGAGGAACGGGATTTTTTCGATACCAAGATTTCGCTCAAGTCATCGTCGGTGCCCGCCACAATCGCGGCGTATCGCCTGCTGGCCGGGCGCTGTGATTACCCGCTGCACATCGGTGTGACCGAGGCCGGAACTCCGGGACGGGGTACGGTGAAGTCCTCTGTGGGGCTGGGCGTACTGCTCTATGAGGGCATCGGTGATACACTACGAGTCTCGCTGACGGGCGATCCCGTGACCGAGATGGATGTGGCCTGGGAGATTTTGCGTTCATTGAATCTGCGTGCCCGTGGCCCGGAGATTGTCTCGTGCCCCACATGCGGACGCACGGAGATCGGGTTGATACAACTGGCTGAAGAGGTGGAGCGCCACCTGCGCCCGGTGACCGAGGTTTTTACCGTGGCCGTCATGGGGTGCGTGGTCAATGGCCCCGGAGAGGCTCGCGAGGCCGATATCGGCATTGCCGGCGGGCGGGGCATGGGCATCATCTTCCGCAAGGGAGAGGTGGTGCGTAAGATCAAGGGTGAAGAGAACCTGCTGCCTGAATTTTTGAATGAACTGGACATATTTCTCGAAGAACTGAGAAAGGAGAATTCATAG